A window of Gemmatimonadota bacterium genomic DNA:
GGATGGGGATATATATCGCGGGACTTCCCAAAAGACGCGACAGCTTCTACCCTCTTGCCTTGTTTTTGCAGCAGGCTACCCTTCAAGTAGTATAGCCGCGCCAGGGTTTTCTTTTTTAAAGCCTCGTGTTTGAGCGTCTCCGCTCTATCTAACCACGCCGAGACCTGTTCCCAGTGCGAGCTATTCCCATTCTCTATCAGTGTGGCCGCCATGCCGAGGAGACAGGCATAGCTTTTCTCTGCGAGGCGGAACAATTCCTGCATTGAATCGAGAAATCCCGGATCGCCCGAAAAATAAATCAAACCCAAATATCGCCCGTACTGGGACAACAATCCGTTTCGCCGTACGCGCTCCCAGCGATCAATGGGTTGTAGCGCTATGAGTTGCGTGAAGTACTCTTCTCCGCGTGGGTGGCGTTTTATCTCTATGGTACCAGGCTTGCCATCTTTAACCACCTCCAGGAGAAAACCATAGATCCGTCCCTGACGATTGGGAAAAATATCGTAATCCATGGGAAAAAAGAGGGCTCGTTCTGTCGAATCAGTAAATTTTTCCAAAACCTCCAGCCTGTTCTCTTTGGGCAAAAATGGATCGTAGAGGCGTTTGCCATATACGAGTCCCTGAAGATTGTACAACGCGACATCTGGACGGCGGTTCTCGATGTATTGATAATAGCCCATCGGCCCGGTTGCATCGCCGAATACGAACAGGACCGCGTCCTCTGGCAGAATATCCAATTGCATGTCTGCATAGTGCTCGGCAAAGTCGCTATCGGATCGATCATTGGCCCGCCAGTGTTCGTGCACAGACCATGCAACCATCGCCGTGCCCACCAGTGCTGCCATACCGATTTTGAGTCTCGGCCTCTGGGCAAATTTGGAAGGCAACCGTTCTGCCAACCAGTCGAGCACAACCTGCAATCCAATGCCCAGCCACAGAGCCGCTATGCCATAACACAACAGGGAATATGGCCGAAAGATCGCGCCCCAGAAAAAGTCAAAATCAAAACCCAGCAAGGCGATCAGCACGATGCTATTGCCCAAAAACACCAGCAACCCCGAACCCGCTTTTGCGATCTGCCGCCGCTGAAACAGAACGATCAGGCCGAACACAGCCAGTACAAATCCCGGCAACGTTAATTGCCACAAAAACTCGTTGCCCAGCCATTGCATGAATCCGAATCGGTCATTCCATCCCGCACTGGGGCTGGCATCTATATGGGCATAGCCCTGCCGGCTAAAGTAGTGCCAGAATTCTTTCAACGTATCGATAGAGCCGTAAAAATTGATCAGAGGACTCCGATGCGACCGCCAGACCATCCAGACATAAGGCAAAGCTGCACACGGCAGGGAAACTCCCAAAAGCAGCGGCAGTTTCCTAAACACGGTGCGCCAAATGGTAAAGACCAATAGCATCAAACCCGGCGTTGAAAGCACCATCAGCGGCCAGTGGTTGGTCAGGCTCAATCCATAAACGACAGCCGCAGTAATCCAGATCCCGGTGCGCTGCGGCTGGCGGAGGCCGTATAAAAGCAACGCATTGAGACCGAAAAAGAACAACGCATTGAGCGTATAAACCTCGGCAATAATGGCCTGAGACCAGAAATGCTCAGAAGCGGCAAACAGCCAGGCGGCAGTCCTGGCTGGGGTTGGCGATGCGCCCAACAGGCGGGCACACACATAAACGCAGCCACAGGTGAGCGCGCCCAATACCGCGCTGGACAAATGACCGAGAAAAGCAACACTGCCAAAAGGCAATAGCGTAAACAGATAGACGATAAGGGTATAGAGCGGATAGCCCGGCGGATGTGCCACGCCGAGGTGTGCTCCAGCCATGAGAAACAAGCCGTCATCTTCCAAAACAACAGTGCGCGGCATAGTAAGCACATAAAGTACGAGCGGGGCAACAATTGATGCGGCCAGTGCAATCCCGTCGCGTAAGGGATTAAATGCTTCAACCTGGGCATGCACGCGATTCATTGCGCACCGTCCTCCTGTTCTCCTGGACATCCATCTGTCTCTTCGCGAAACGTCCAGAAGGAATTGATGAAATAGTTGAACAATGTGGCCGGGGCAATCGCGCATCCCTGCAAAATGACCGCTGGCACCGCTGAAAAAAGAAAGGAAAGCAAGATAAATGTGCCATAACTCAGCATGAGCGTCACCAGTGAAACGAGGTGATACTTCAAACCCCGAACGCGCTTTCTCCCCGCCAGCGCGCGATCGCGGAAAGTCCAGTAGTTATTGAGCAGAAAATTTGAGATAATAGATAGCTCAATTGCAACTGGCGATGCCAGCAACTTATGCACGCCGAGAGTGAGCAAAAGCTGAAACGAACCGAGATTGACAAATACCCCCGATAAACCCGTGAGGGCAAATTTGATAAATGTGCGAGACATAAATTTTCCGATAAATTGGATTTCCATCTGGTCAAAGTAACAACGCACCTTCGAGAAATCAAGCGCGAAACCCAAAAATCTTCTCTCGCATTTACCAGAATAACACAACTTGATACGGCTGGCCCGATAGTGAAACGAATCGCTAAAATTTTGCTCATCTCCATATTGTTGTTCACCGCGCTATGTGTTGCGCTATCCATCTGGAGGAAACCGATGTCCGATCATCCTTTTCTAAAAAAAAACGCGGGTGTTGAAGTGATTGCACACCGGGGAGGATGGCGGTTGTGGCCCGAAAATACGCTGTATGCTTTCCAACACGCCGTAGATCTCGGCGTGGATATGCTGGAAATGGATATTCGCAGTACAAAGGACGGCCATATCGTAGTCTTTCACGATGAGATCGTGACGCGCACGACCAATGGCAACGCGCGTGTAAATGATCTGACACTTGCAGAATTGAAACAATTAGACGCGGGATACAAATGGACGGCGGACAATGGCGCGACTTTTCCCTTTCGCGGAAAAGGAATAGAGCCTCCAACGCTGGATGAAGTCTTTGCGACTTTTCCGCACATGCGAATGACCATTGAAATCAAACAAAAAGAGCCGGATATTGTCGAGGCATTTGGCAACCTGATCCGCCACCATGGCATGCAGCACCGCGTGCTGGTCGCGTGTTTTGACACCGGGACATTGAAGCGTTTTCGCAAGCAGTTTCCCGAAGTTGCGACATCGCCGGGCATGACAGAAGGAATGATTTTTTACGCCCTGTGCTGGCTGCACCTGAGCGCGATTTATCAGCCCAATGTCGAAGTATTGCAGTTCCCACTAAAAATGGGACCGATAAATGGTAGCCATCCACGCCTTTTATCAGGGGCACGCAAAAACAATATACAGGTGCAAATATGGACTGTGGATAACGAATCAAAAATGCGAATGCTAATTGAAAATGAAGTAGATGGCATCATTACCCGCCGGCCAGATCGCCTGTTAAAAATACTGGGGCGAGAATAGGCCTTTCACAAACGGAATAAATACCATGTCTGAACAAATCAACTTGCTTTTTATCTTAACAGATGACCAGGGATATTGGGCGATGGGGTGTGCGGGCAATTCGGAAATTCGCACGCCCAATCTGGATCGATTGGCCGCAACCGGACTGCGCTTTGAGAATTTCTTTTGCGCGTCGCCGGTCTGCTCACCGGCTCGGGCTTCCATTTTAACGGGCCGCATTCCATCGCAACACGGCGTACAGGATTTTTTGCGGACAGGCAATTCAAATATCTACGGCGCAGATGATCGGGCTATCGAATATCTATCGGGACAAACAGCATATACGGATATCTTATCTGAACGGGGTTACACGTGCGGTTTAAGTGGCAAATGGCATCTGGGCTATTCGGAAAAACCGCAGAAAAGCTTTGCATTTTGGGATGTTCACGCAAGTGGCGCGGGACCGTATTACAATCCCCCGATGATTCGCGACGGCAAAGCGTATCAAACATCGGATTACGTGAGTGATCTGATTACAAATAATGCACTGGACTTTTTGGAGAATGCAAATCAACCGTTCTGTTTGAACGTTCACTACACAGCGCCACACGCACCCTGGGGACGCGAACACCATCCGCCCGAGTTATTCGAAGATTATTACCAAAACTGTCCTTTTGAATCAACACCTGACGAACCCATGCATCCGCAGCAGTTGTCAAAGACAGGATCATCGGGTTCTTTGGGATATACGAAAGAAGAACGCAGAGAAACACTCAGCGGCTATTTT
This region includes:
- a CDS encoding GtrA family protein; this translates as MSRTFIKFALTGLSGVFVNLGSFQLLLTLGVHKLLASPVAIELSIISNFLLNNYWTFRDRALAGRKRVRGLKYHLVSLVTLMLSYGTFILLSFLFSAVPAVILQGCAIAPATLFNYFINSFWTFREETDGCPGEQEDGAQ
- a CDS encoding glycerophosphodiester phosphodiesterase — its product is MSDHPFLKKNAGVEVIAHRGGWRLWPENTLYAFQHAVDLGVDMLEMDIRSTKDGHIVVFHDEIVTRTTNGNARVNDLTLAELKQLDAGYKWTADNGATFPFRGKGIEPPTLDEVFATFPHMRMTIEIKQKEPDIVEAFGNLIRHHGMQHRVLVACFDTGTLKRFRKQFPEVATSPGMTEGMIFYALCWLHLSAIYQPNVEVLQFPLKMGPINGSHPRLLSGARKNNIQVQIWTVDNESKMRMLIENEVDGIITRRPDRLLKILGRE
- a CDS encoding sulfatase-like hydrolase/transferase, which codes for MSEQINLLFILTDDQGYWAMGCAGNSEIRTPNLDRLAATGLRFENFFCASPVCSPARASILTGRIPSQHGVQDFLRTGNSNIYGADDRAIEYLSGQTAYTDILSERGYTCGLSGKWHLGYSEKPQKSFAFWDVHASGAGPYYNPPMIRDGKAYQTSDYVSDLITNNALDFLENANQPFCLNVHYTAPHAPWGREHHPPELFEDYYQNCPFESTPDEPMHPQQLSKTGSSGSLGYTKEERRETLSGYFASMTAMDANVGRLLDWLEANGLRENTLIAFTSDNGMNMGHHGIYGKGNGTFPPNMFDTSVKVPMLFSHPGRVPEGKVISSLHSHYDIMPTLLDYLNVENPDSDSLPGRSFSALLEGRALDSNDKVVVYDEYGPTRMIRTAEWKYVHRYPYGPHELYDLVNDPEERQNLIAEQKHHPTRESLQADLDAWFVRYADPERDGSREAVMGRGQLDIVGPAAKGRKRFGDDVVFERDNKRRS
- a CDS encoding DUF2723 domain-containing protein; this encodes MNRVHAQVEAFNPLRDGIALAASIVAPLVLYVLTMPRTVVLEDDGLFLMAGAHLGVAHPPGYPLYTLIVYLFTLLPFGSVAFLGHLSSAVLGALTCGCVYVCARLLGASPTPARTAAWLFAASEHFWSQAIIAEVYTLNALFFFGLNALLLYGLRQPQRTGIWITAAVVYGLSLTNHWPLMVLSTPGLMLLVFTIWRTVFRKLPLLLGVSLPCAALPYVWMVWRSHRSPLINFYGSIDTLKEFWHYFSRQGYAHIDASPSAGWNDRFGFMQWLGNEFLWQLTLPGFVLAVFGLIVLFQRRQIAKAGSGLLVFLGNSIVLIALLGFDFDFFWGAIFRPYSLLCYGIAALWLGIGLQVVLDWLAERLPSKFAQRPRLKIGMAALVGTAMVAWSVHEHWRANDRSDSDFAEHYADMQLDILPEDAVLFVFGDATGPMGYYQYIENRRPDVALYNLQGLVYGKRLYDPFLPKENRLEVLEKFTDSTERALFFPMDYDIFPNRQGRIYGFLLEVVKDGKPGTIEIKRHPRGEEYFTQLIALQPIDRWERVRRNGLLSQYGRYLGLIYFSGDPGFLDSMQELFRLAEKSYACLLGMAATLIENGNSSHWEQVSAWLDRAETLKHEALKKKTLARLYYLKGSLLQKQGKRVEAVASFGKSRDIYPHPDNKALKALEQYKVNFKGVNPPGRESPKPVLPFPP